TCATTCCGCTGTCACAATAAGCAAAATCACGAAAATAATGGTGCGCACTCATCTCACCGCCGTAGACAGCATCCTCCTGCCTCATACGTTCTTTGATGAAAACATGACCCGTTTTTGACTGAATCGCCTGCCCACCAAAATGATCGACAATCTCCATCGTGTTCCAGATTAGCCTGGGATCATGAATAATTTTGATTGCCTCCCCTTCAGACTGCTGCAAAAAAACCTCCGCCAGTAAACCCACGATGTAATAGCCTTCAATAAACTCTCCGTATTCATCGAACAGAAAACAACGGTCAAAATCACCATCCCAGGCAATACCCATATCTGCCTGATGTGTGATCACAGCTTCTGATGTTGCCATACGACATTCAGGCAACATCGGATTCGGGATCCCATTCGGGAAGTTGCCATCTGGGTGGTGGTAGATTTTCACAAACTGAATCGGGAGCTGTAACTGGCAAAAGCGGGCTTCCAGTGCATCGATTACATGACCTGCAGCACCATTTCCGGCATTAACCACCAGCTTCAATGGCCTGATTTTATTGGGAGAGATATAGGATATGAGATGTTCAATGTAAGCATCCAAAATGGATGTCTGACTCAGCATTCCCTGCCGGTCAGAAAGAGCAAACTGATTGCTCTCGGCCAGTTGTCGGATTTCCGCCAACCCACTGTCATAACTGATTGGCACTGCCTCCTTACGAACCAGCTTCATCCCGTTATAATTGCCAGGATTATGGCTAGCCGTGACTTCTATCCCGCCACCCACGTCCAACGTCTGGGCTGCAAAATACACTTCTTCCGTTCCTGTCAGACCCAGATCAAGTACATCGGCGCCAGCATCCATCAGCCCCTTTCCCAAGGCTCTTTTCAGTGCAGCCGTAGTCAGTCGGGCATCACCACCAACGGCAACACGTTTGGGCCGGAAATACTGCCCATAAGCCCTGCCGATCCGGTAGGCGATATCTTCATTCATCTCAAAACCCACTTCACCGCGGATATCGTAGGCTTTGAAACATGTAAGAGATTCCATTGCGTCTCCTTGGCAATCACTAATCAGGATGCAGTCATTTCCTGCCATATCGGTCTTCAAACCGGACAATATCATCCTCACCGAGATAACTGCCTGATTGTACTTCAATCATTTCAAGCGGGATTTTTCCAGGATTTTCCAGAGCATGAATTACGCCAATCGGAATATAAGTCGATTCGTTTTCAGTCAGGAGCCAGGTCTTATCACCCTGAGTGACTTTCGCTGTTCCGGAAACAACCACCCAGTGTTCAGAGCGGTGATGATGCATCTGCAGAGACAGCTTTTCACCCGGATTGACCGTAATATGTTTCACCTGGTGGCGAAGGCCATGGTCGACCTGTTCATATTTACCCCAGGGACGATACACTTCCCGGTGAAACTCAAGTTCCGGACGATGCGTCTCCCTGAGCTGCGCAATGATGGCTTTTACTTCCTGCACTTTGTCCTTTGCTGCAACTAAAACTGCATCCTTGGTTTCAATGACCACCACATGCTCCAGTCCGATGGTGGCGACCAACCGGCTGTCAGCCCGAATATAACTATGCCGAGTCTCTGTCGTCAGGACATTACCTTGAACGACATTGTATAACTCATCTTTCTTGCCTAACTCCCATAAGGCAGACCAGGCGCCTACATCACTCCATCCGGCGTCCATCGGCACCATAACCGCTGAGTCCGTTTTTTCCATCACCGCATAATCAATGGAATCAGACGGGCAGGCTGCAAATGCCTGACGATCGACACGGATAAAATCTTTATCCACCTCAGGGGATTGGACCGCATGCTGGCAAGCAGACAAAATATCCGGACGATATTTCCCCAGCTCCTGAAGATAGGCTGACGCTCTGAATAAGAACATGCCACTGTTCCAGTAATAGTAGGCGCTGACTAAATACTCTTTCGCCGCATTGAGATCCGGTTTTTCAACAAACTGAGCGACTTCGTAACCAGCTCCAGAGGGCTCACCGCGCTTAATGTAGCCATAGCCGGTTTCAGGAGATTGTGGCGGAATACCAAAAGCAACTAGTTTCCCGGATTCAGCAAGTGGTATGGCTTGCTCAACAGCCGCCACAAAAGCTTCATGGTTTTGAATACAATGATCAGCTGCAAGAACCAAAAGGAGGGGATCTGTTTCTTCGAGTGAAACCGCAGACGGGCACTCACTCGTCATCAACGCAGCCAAAGCTATCGCCGGTGCGGTATTTCTGCCTTCAGGCTCAAGTAGAAAGCGATGCTTACCGATACCACAATGCCGTAATTGTTCAGCAGCAATAAAGCGGTGACTTTCCTGGCAAATAACTAATGGTGGCTGATGGTCCAGCCCATCAAGGCGCTGAATGGTCTGTTGCAAAAGCGTGAAAAGTTGATCAGGAGCGGTAGAGGACAATTGCTTTTCTGATGACGCAATAAGTGACAAGAATTGTTTCGGGTATTGCTCCCGGGATAACGGCCACAACCGACTGCCCGTGCCCCCCGCCATAACGACTGGCAAAATCTGCATATCACCTCCCTTTCTGCAACTAGTTCAGCCTCAACCGGACTTTATGAATTGAGTTTTTTGTTCCGGGAACGTCTTACGAAAACAAGTATAGACAAGCCAGCGCCTGTAGGAATGATGAAAAGCATGACTTCAAATACTGCGAGAGAGCCTGAAATTTCTAAAAGAATTGAACAGAAGTAATAATTTACTAACCGGACATCTTTTCTCCTCTTCCTAGACTTGCGAAATCTTGGTAGTCTTTCGACGTTTTGACAGCTTTCGGAATTGAGCATGTTTGCAGATTTTTTCTTTGTATTTTTTTCCTCGTTCGCTGCACTTTTTTTACTCCGGAAGGTCGCAAAACGTGTGGGTTTGGTTGATCAGCCCAACGCAAGAAAGCTTCATGACGGAGCCGTGCCCCTTGTCGGCGGCTTGGCTATCTGTATCACGCTGGCTCAGTTCCTGTATTATTCTCCCAGCATCCTCGATGATGCCGGACTGTATACCCTCTGTATTGTCATCCTGACTGTCGTTGGCGCTTTAGATGACAAATTTGATGTCAGCTTCAAGATCCGGTTATTAATCCAAGCAACCCTTTCGGTCTGTATGATGTACTTCGCCGGACTGGAACTACACACCCTGGGAAATATGGTAGGATTCGGTAAAATTGATTTGGGCATGTTCGGGTATTTGGTCACCGTACTGGCGGTCATAGGTGCAATCAATGCCTTCAATATGGTGGACGGTATCGATGGACTGCTAGGCGGATTATCTATCGTGACTTTCGGCGGACTCGGCATCATGCTGTTCCACGACGGGCAGCTTTCACTGGCCTATCTCTGTGCCATTATTATCATCACCATCATCCCTTATATCCTGCTGAATCTGGGCGCATTTGGACGAAGACGCAAAGTCTTTATGGGAGATGCCGGTAGTATGCTCATTGGCTTTACCGTAATCTGGTTTTTGTTGCTTGCCAGTCAGAATGGCAGCCGCCCGCCTCTGCGGCCTGTGACCGCGCTCTGGCTGATTGCCGTCCCCCTGATGGACATGGCAGCCATCATGATCCGTCGTATTAAGCGCGGAGACTCTCCTTTCAAACCTGACCGGGAGCATCTGCATCATATCTTCCAGCGCCTGGGATTGAATTCCACTCAAACACTGATTGCTATCTGTACTATTGCAACTTTACTGAGCGGCGTGGGTATCTATGGTGAAATCGCTAATGTACCAGAGTATGTGATGTTCTGGCTTTTTGTTGTCGGCTTTGTCATCTACTTCATTCTGTTATCGAAAGCAGAAAAAAGAAACACAGCTGTGAATGCTTAATCTACCGTGCAACCACATTCACTAATTCCTGTGAGAGCTAGTTGAAGGGCGTTAAAAACACCGTCTTTCACACAAACTGATCTTAAACCGCATAATAATAACTAAGTCTCAGTTTAATTCAATCTATCTGCAATTACTGACGCCATAGTATGGATTAGCATACAAACAATCTTTCAATGGCAGGAATCATGACGACTAACGATCACATCCTTCGCTTTAAAGACTACTGGAAACAAATTTTCGCGTTTGTTCTGGAAATTGGATTTTTATTGCTATGGGAAGTGATTTACCAGCTTGCTCAGCTGGATAAATTTGATAAAGAAGCGAAACAGCTTCGCAGAGAAGACAGATCAGATAGCCTGCAGTAAGAAAGAAAAAACCCAGACCGAGGCCTGGGTTAATGCTATGAGCATTTATAAGATCACATCCGACTGCTCTCTCGAATGTTCTGACTTTATTGCTCAGAAGGAACTTGTTCCGCAACTTTCGGCTGTGCTCGTCCTGTCAGGCGATGAATCCAAGTCGTAATACGCCAGATATGACTTATGACTGCAAAGTACACACCAAACATTAACAAGAAACCAATCAGCATGACCGTTTCGTTAATTTGCGCCAAATCAGACCATATCCCGATCATCGCCATCGTCGCTGCCAAACTGCAAATCACAATCAAAGTCATCAAAGGTGATAACCCAATCCGCTGGCAGATATGATGCAAGTGTTCCCGGTCTGGTTTGAAGGGTGACTGGCCTTTACGAATCCGGCGGATCATAATCGTCGCCATATCCATCAACGGCAGCGCAATTAACCAAAGTGCAGTCACAGGTCGCATCGCACTTTGTTCACCAGCTTGTGTCGCTTCCAGTAATAACCAAATTACCGTGAATCCAATAAAGATACTGCCAGCATCCCCCATGAACACCTTAAAACGACGCCCTAGCGGAAAACCCAGATTCAACATGATATAGGGAACCATTGCCGTCACAATCAGGGCACAAATGGTAAACAGTTCAGTATTTCCGGACACATAAAACACATAGCCAAGTGCCGCAAAGCTGACTGATGCCAGACCACCAAGCAAGCCATCGATACCATCCACCATGTTAAATGCGTTGATCGCACCAACAACTGCCAAGATAGTTAATATCGAACTTAGTACGACTGGCAAATCGAGAGGGAAATTGCCAAGCATATAACCTAAATCATGCAGACTTTTCTCACCTATGAAAATCATCACCAGAGATACACCAGCCTGTACCAATAGTCGAAGTTTAAAGCTGATGTCGTATCGATCATCAATAACACCTATCACGACCAACACAGAAGCACACACCAGATACAACCAAGGGTTTTGTGGAAATAAATCAAACAAGCAAAAAGCGATTGCAAGCGTTATAAATATAGACACACCACCGACCAACGGAACAACACCTTGATGGTGTTTTCGTTCATTGGGTGCATCTACAAGTCCGATGCGTTTTGCAATTTTCCTGCAGATAAACAGGCTGCAAAAGGAGATTAAGAAGGCAAATAGGAATGCTGAGGTCATGTTGGGACTCTTTATAATCAAATAGCCCCAGCATAGTAATGGGGGCATATATCTATTTAGGAAACGGCACGCATTGATAGCACTAATTCATTTAAGTAAGTTTTAAATTTTTCACCAAGAGATTCATGGCGAAGCCCGTACTCAATATAAGCTTTCATATAACCCAACTTATCGCCACAGTCATGCGATTTTCCAGTTATATGAAAAGCTTCAACAACTTCCTCAGCCATAAGCATTTCAATTGCATCAGTCAGTTGAATTTCATCACCAGAACCTGGTGGAGTTTTCGCAAGTTTGTCCCAAATTTTGGCTGAAAGGACATATCGGCCAACAACAGCTAAATTTGATGGAGCCTGCTCTACGCTTGGTTTCTCAACCATTGCATACATTTTATGTACCTGCCCAGCAGACAGTGCAGCACCATTACAATCCACAACACCATATTTTGACACATCTCGCAATGGAACCGGCTCAACCATAATCTGACTAGCAGCTGTTTCCTCAAAGCGTTTTAACATTGCGGCTAAATTTGCCCGGCTTTGATATGCAGTGTACTCATCCAAAATAACATCCGGCAGTACAACAGCAAATGGCTCGTTACCCACTAATGACTGAGCACACAGTACAGCGTGTCCAAGGCCAAATGCGTTACCTTGGCGAACATGCATGATGGTAACATCTTCCGGGCAAATCGACTGAACCTCTTCCAGAAGCTGACGCTTTACACGTTTTTGCAATGCTGCTTCCAATTCAAATGAAGTATCAAAGTGGTTTTCAATCGCATTTTTTGACGAGTGCGTTACCAATACAATTTCTTTAATCCCTGAAGCGACACACTCATTCACAATGTACTGAATTAAAGGCTTGTCCACTAAAGGTAACATTTCCTTAGGGATTGCTTTACTCGCAGGTAACATGCGTGTGCCTAACCCAGCCACGGGAATGACTGCTTTCTTGATTTTTGTCATTTTAATTCTTATAAGTCAGAACCGAATAAATCTCGTGTATAAACTTTATCTTTTATATCCATAAGTTCATTAACCATACGATTCGAAACAACGACATCAGATTCAGACTTGAATGCGTCGAAATCAGTATATATGGCCGAATTAAAGAACTCTTTCTCGGTGAACATAGGTTCATAAATAATAACTTCTATACCCTTTGCTTTCAATCGCTTCACAGTACCTTGAATACTGGAAGTACTGAAATTATTTGAACCAGATTTCATAATCAAACGATAAACACCTACAACTTTAGGCTTCCTCTTCAAAATATTCTCAGCAATGAAATTTTTTCGCATTGTATTTGCATCAACAATCGCCTTAATTAAATCATTCGGAACTTCCTGGTAATTGGCAAGTAATTGTTTAGTATCTTAGGGTAAACAGTAACCACCATAGCCAAAGGAAGGATTGTTATACTGAGACCCAATTCTCGGGTCAAGTCCTACACCTTTAATAATTTGCCGACTATCAAGATTATGGATTCAGCATAAGAGTCTAATTCATTAAAATACGAAACTCGCATTGCAAGATAAGTGTTTGAGAATAACTTAACAGCTTCTGCTTCAGTTGAATCTATAAGAAAAACAGGAACATCTTTCTTCGCAGCACCCTGCAAAAGCAAATCTGCAAAGTCTTTTGCTTGCTCGCTTTTCTCTCCAACAATGATTCGAGAAGGGTGAAAATTATCATAAAGGGCTTTCCCCTCTCGTAAAAAATCAGGGGAAAACATCAGGTTTTCACATCCTAACTCTTCCTTGAGCCGTTTTGTGTAACCCACAGGAATCGTTGATTTGATGACCATCACAGCATTTGGGTTGATTGTCATCATGTCCTTTATCACGGATTCAACATAAGCAGTATTAAAATAATTCGTTTTAGCATCATAGTCAGTAGGAGACGCGATAATTACGAAGTCAGCATCTTGATAAGCAAAATTTTTATCTATTGAGGTAGTAAAATTAATATCACGTTTTTGTAAAAAAACTGAAATTTCCATATCAACAACTGGTGATATTCGATTATTAAGGAGGTTGACTTTTTCTTCAACTATATCAATAGCTACAACTTGATTATATTGTGCCAAAAGCATAGCATTTACAGGCCAACATAGCCTGTGCCTGCAATTGTAATTTTCAATTTTTACCTGTAGTTAAATTAAAAGCTGATTAACAATATGTAAATACTTACTAATAACAATTTTTTCATCAAACTCATTTTCAACTTTTTTTCTACTCTCAGCCCCCATCTGAAGACGTTCTTGATAAGACATTTTTATTATTTTTTCTAATGCTGTAGCTAAAGATTCTGAAGATTTAGGGACACAGAGGAAACCATTAACATTATCATTAACGGTTTCTCTACAGCCTACATTATCTGTTGTTACAATTGGCTTTCCCATTGCAGCAGACTCAAGCAATGACTTAGGAACACCCTCACGATAATATGAAGGTAAAACCATACAGTCAACATCAGCGATTTCTTTTTCAACAGAATCAGAAACCCCAAGATAATCTACAACCCCTTCAGCGGACCATTCATTCATTTGATTTTGTGAGACAGCAGAAGGATTATCAACATCAAGAAATCCAAGTAAGCGAAAGTCTAAATTACTATACTTTTCTTTAAGAATTCTGGCTGCTTCAACATATTGACTTATTCCTTTCTCATATAACATTCTTGCAATAAGCAGGAACTTAACTCTCCCATCATTTGGAGCTTCCTTTATTTGAAATCGGTTTAAATCAACACCAGACCCAGGCAGACGGTCAGTTATTACTTTCTCTGCAACCTTCATCTCAGAAAATATTCTCCTATCATCCTCATTTTGAAAAAAGATCAAGTCAGCATATTTCTGACTAAACTTATACAAAAGCTTAGCTATTTTCGAAGAGATTGTATTCTTAGTAAATATAGTACCAAGCCCAGCAATATTATTGACAACCTTAGCATTGTTCACCTTTGCAGCAAGCGTACTATATATATTATTTTTCGGTGTAAAGTTAAGAACCAAATCGACTTTTAATCTATTATAAATGACAATAAAATATATTAACGTCATAAAATCCAATATTGGATTGGTTCCACCTTGGTCTATTCTTATATGATGATATTTACACCCTAAACTTTCCAGTTTTTGGGTGTAACTGTCTCGTGGAGCTACAGCAATAACTTCATAACCATCTCGAATCAATGATAAAATAGTATTTTTTCTAAAGTTATATAAATACCAACTTGTGTTAGCGCTAATTACAACAACCTTCATTTAAATCCTATTTCTTGTAAAATAACTTATACCAATCAACAAAAGATTTGACACCTTCTTTCAGACCAACTTTCGGTTTGTAACCAATGTCATCAAATAACTGTGTAGTATCAGCATAAGTTTGATATACATCACCTGGTTGCATTTCACGAAAATTTCTAATCGATTTCATCCCTAATTCATCTTCAATTGCACTTATAAAATCCATTAAATTAACAGGACTACCATATCCTAAATTGTAAATACGATAGGGAGCAGAGCTAGTCGAAGGGGTTCCATCTTCAACTGTCCAATTTGAATTCTTCGTGGGTATCACGCCTGAAACCCGAATAACACCTTCAACTATATCATCTACATGTGTAAAATCTCGCCACATATCGCCATTATTATTAATATCAATAACTTCACCAGATAATATTTTCTTTGTGAAAATGAATGGTGCCATATCCGGACGCCCCCAAGGGCCATACACAGTAAAGAATCTCAAACCCGTAGTAGGAATTCCATATAAGTGTGAATAAGAGTGCGACATCAACTCATTAGATTTTTTTGTTGCAGCATAAAGTGAAACAGGATGGTCAACAGAATCCGCAGTTGAGAAGGGTACTTTCGAATTTAATCCATAAACTGAGCTAGAAGAAGCATAGATTAAATGCTCTATATTATTAAATCGACATGCTTCCAAAATGTTAAGGTGACCAATTAAATTAGACTGAGCATAGGATTCCGGATTTTGGATAGAATAACGTACACCAGCTTGAGCTGCTAAATGGATAACACGGTCAAAATTTTCATTTTTGAACAAACTATCAATAAAACCTTTATCCGATATATCAGCTTTATAGAAAGAAAAGTTTTTAAACCCTTTAATTAATTCTAGCCTTGCTTTTTTTAAATCAACATCATAGTAATCATTAATATTATCGATACCAACAACTTGATATCCTTGTCTAGCAAGCTCTAAAGACACTCTAGAACCGATAAAACCTGCAGCACCTGTTACTAAATATTTCATAATCCCCACATTAAACTTTTAAAATCGAATCCCAAAATTCATTTCTAACTTTATCTAGATTATTTTTTACATATCTTTCGGAGATACGTAGACTATATTCAGACATGGCTTCATATTCATTTTCTTCGGTCAAAATATATAAAATCAAGTCAGAAAGTCTTATGTAGTCCTTTTTAGGGTGTATAAATTTTTGATTCACCAACTCAGGTATACCTCCAGCATTACTTCCTATTATAGGTAATCCACAATTCATTGCTTCAATAATAGCTCTAGGTAGTCCTTCCTGCAATGAAGGCTGAATGTAAATATCCTGCCGGGCAAGCCATTCTTGTACATCTTTACCAGGGTTTCTGATACCGCAAAAATTCACATAATCAGAAAAACTTTCACATTGTTTCTTCCAAATAGAAATATCGCCAGGACCAAGAAGGTTAAGGTTAATTTTGCACCCCTTCTCCAATAAAATCCCAACTGCCTTTATCGCATCGCCGATACCTTTATGTGGAGAATCTAAAGATCCTATTAACCCAATATTAATTACCTTATTTCTATCTAACACGCGTTTCACTCGATAGTTACTTTCGGTATCAATAACCACATCAGAAACACCAACTTTTATTCCATTAGATGGATATCTTCTTTGCAAAAAGCTTGAAGTTACATAGCTAACCGAATTTGCGTGTGTTGTCGCCATTCTATTTCTTACGTAATAAAATGGAGCATATAACTTGGACCTAATACCGCCATAATTCCATAAGGCATCCCATGGGCACGCTACAAACTCAATGGTATATTTTATTTTTAATTTCCTAGCAGCTTTAATAGCTAATAAACCTATTTCACTTGGCAGCCTAGCAATTAAAAAATCATGTCCTTTTATCTTTTCACACATGAGTTCCAAATTATTACAGTTCAATAATTCCTTTGGAGTAGACAGATTCTTAAATGGAATAAAATCAATGTAATCAATATCATTAATAGCTTCCATTGATTTCAATGTACTACTATCATTTTCAACATCATACCGAGAAATAACAGAAACAGAATCAAAATAACTCAAATACAAATCAAATGATTCTTTTTTTATTTTCCCTTTAGAGTAAGCAAACCCATTTCTATCTAGCAAGAATCGGTGATCATGTGCAAATATAGCTTTCATTATATATCTCTAATAATTTTACCAGGTACACCCGCAATCAAAACGTTCGGAGGATATTTCTTATTAACGATTGTGGCAGCAGCAACCACGCTTCTTTCGGAAACTTTTGAGCCAGCGAGAATACGACATCCACATCCTATCCAAACATCACTTTCTATTGTTATAGGTTTCAATGTCAGCCTGTTATATTTAATTGGCTGATTTAAATCATCCCAAGAATGTTCAAATGATATAAAAGATGAATTATGTGCAATAGAAACATTATCACCAATATTAATACCACTCAATGCATCAATATATGTGAAATCATGAATGCTCACGTTACTGCCAACATTTAAACTCTCTGCATTTTTAATAACAACAAACCGGCCAATATAAACGTTATCTCCAATTGATTTGCAAATAGACTTTAATATTGCATATCTGAGCCCTATACCAATAGTTGTAGGTACAGTCGAGAAAAAATCAAATAGAAAACACCTAAAAGTTAAAGGAAAAAAAGATAAAAACCTTGATAAGGCATTAATGAGAGATTTAAATAATTTAAACTTACCAGCCCCTCGCACAGAAGACCTCATATATTAAGAGAGCGTAACTTATATTTTTTAGAAAAAAACATAAAGAACACAATGGTTATAAGGAAAGATATATAAGCGGCAAACCATCCATTTATAAAATATGTAATGAAGTAATACCATATCAGATAGTCTACACCGCTACCTTTAAATCGACTTGAAATGAAAACACTTAAAAAAAGGCAAAAAAAAGCGTAAAAAATTGTTAATATTAAATTAGATGGACTCAATGCTAAATATGGTAGCATTGTAGATGTAAATGCAGTATTCCTTCCTGTTTCCCCCAGCCAAAGTAATGATAGTATATTTGCTATCGGAAGCCCTTCCGCATCAAAAGTTCTATATATTGAGCTTTGTATCACCCCTTGCATGTATGCAGGCTGAATTTCATAATAATTTAGATTATCAAAATTTGCCATCACATAGTAAAGAGATGACAATGATTGAAATCTGAAAATTATCTTATCTATAAAAACTCTTATAAAATCAATATAGTTATTCCAATCTAAAACTAATTCGTTGCCAGTTCGAATAGCCTCTCTGACAGCAAATAACCATGGAGATAAGGCCGCAAGAAGTACGGAGAAAATTATTATGACAAATATATACTTAAACTTTTTTCTGGAAATTAAATAGATTAAAAAAGTTAAACAAATAAAGGCTAAACCACCTAACCATCCCCTAGATAAGGTTGACACAACATAAATCAACAAGTTACTATAAAAAAACTTTTTTTTGTTCGAATATAGCAAAGTCACACTTAAATAGATTAAACACAAATAATCTGGATTTATGATAAGAAAAATGTATTTAACTGGATTGCTAGTCGTACCAATGACCCCTGCAACATTAACCCCATAATATTGGTTATATATATAATAGAACAACTGGAAAATAAGAACATATAGACCGGTATTTGCTCTGATATAATTAACCTTCAATACATTTTCTTTATAAAAAACTCTAAGTGCAAAATAAAAAACCAAATCAAATAAAACATATAGCCCAATCAATAAGCAGAAACAAAGAATATATATAGACCCATTCTCTATTCTATAGCCACTAAAATCCCCACCAAGACTTCCAAAACTTAGACCATCATATAAAGCATAGCTACTACAAAAAAACAGAAGAAATAAGTAAACCCCTCTGAATTTGTAAAAGACATCACTCATACCTATCTCAATCTTTTCAAGTTAATCTTCTTTATCATACCTAAGAGGTCAGGGAAATCACGAAGCATAAAATATGCCACCTGTTTTTTTGAAATACCTCTGTATATCAAATAACTTTCTTCTATATATTGCTTAAATAATTCTTTCTGTCCAGATGATAAAGCTAAACACGCCGAGTGATAAAATAATCGACTTAATGAGAAATTTAATGCGTTTATATCAACATCAATGAATTTTGCTAGTAGTTTCAAACAATGCAAATCCTGTGTCAAATTTTTTTGAATCCTTTCAATTGAATAATTTAACGATTCATTACTCCAGGATGTCACCGAAAAAAATCGATAAACTGTGGAAATTATGGGTAAATATACTGCACCTTCTGATTTAGAGCAGATTGTTTGTAGATAAAAATCACCTACCGAAGCTTCATGGAAAAACCCTGGTATATCATCAAAGATAATACGCCTTATCATTAATGATGGGGTAGGCATAAAGCCTCCACCACCACAGAAAACTTTTTCTTTAGAAAAAAATTTCATTTCATTAGAATGATTACATAATATTTTTGTTTTATTATTAGGATATAAACCTATTGCTGCAGTAAAACAAATATTTATATTTCCGTTATCTTCCAATACTTTAAATTGTTTATGTAATTTATACCTATCTATCCAAAAATCATCACCTTCACATAATGCAATATAATTTCCGCTTGAATAAGACACAGCTAACGGTGTTATTTTTTTTCCTAAAGAATACTGATTTTCTTTTTGAAAGACTAACTTAATAATTGATGGAAATCGGGCTTTGTATTTTTCTAAAATATCTCGAGTTTTATCAGTAGATACATCATCATGTACGACAATTTCAAATCGATGCTCTGATATTTGAGATAACATTCCTATTAATGCATCTTCTATATATTTTTCATGATTGAACGTTATACAGACACAACTAATATAAACTTTATCTTTAAATTTCCAATTAGATGATATTTCATGTTCACTAGCTGGAGCTTTCAGTTTTTTAAACATAATGTTTTATAATCTTTTTATAGATAGCTCTTTACATACATAAACATTTTCTTCAAAAGATAAATATTTTGAATCTAAATCACTCTCGTTAAGCCAAGATCTAAGCAACTCAGGATAATTAAACCCTACCGCATGACTAATTGGATAATGACCTGATATCCTGCAATTCATTTCTGTAACATACACAACATCGTTAACAACAAAAGCATCAACTGATAATATCCCTTTATGTTTGATTTTTTCTGACAAAA
This DNA window, taken from Photobacterium sp. CCB-ST2H9, encodes the following:
- the wecA gene encoding UDP-N-acetylglucosamine--undecaprenyl-phosphate N-acetylglucosaminephosphotransferase is translated as MFADFFFVFFSSFAALFLLRKVAKRVGLVDQPNARKLHDGAVPLVGGLAICITLAQFLYYSPSILDDAGLYTLCIVILTVVGALDDKFDVSFKIRLLIQATLSVCMMYFAGLELHTLGNMVGFGKIDLGMFGYLVTVLAVIGAINAFNMVDGIDGLLGGLSIVTFGGLGIMLFHDGQLSLAYLCAIIIITIIPYILLNLGAFGRRRKVFMGDAGSMLIGFTVIWFLLLASQNGSRPPLRPVTALWLIAVPLMDMAAIMIRRIKRGDSPFKPDREHLHHIFQRLGLNSTQTLIAICTIATLLSGVGIYGEIANVPEYVMFWLFVVGFVIYFILLSKAEKRNTAVNA
- a CDS encoding phosphomannomutase CpsG (capsular polysaccharide biosynthesis protein; catalyzes the formation of D-mannose 6-phosphate from alpha-D-mannose 1-phosphate) — encoded protein: MESLTCFKAYDIRGEVGFEMNEDIAYRIGRAYGQYFRPKRVAVGGDARLTTAALKRALGKGLMDAGADVLDLGLTGTEEVYFAAQTLDVGGGIEVTASHNPGNYNGMKLVRKEAVPISYDSGLAEIRQLAESNQFALSDRQGMLSQTSILDAYIEHLISYISPNKIRPLKLVVNAGNGAAGHVIDALEARFCQLQLPIQFVKIYHHPDGNFPNGIPNPMLPECRMATSEAVITHQADMGIAWDGDFDRCFLFDEYGEFIEGYYIVGLLAEVFLQQSEGEAIKIIHDPRLIWNTMEIVDHFGGQAIQSKTGHVFIKERMRQEDAVYGGEMSAHHYFRDFAYCDSGMIPWLLVTQLLSVKEQPLSEIVAARIQAYPVSGEINLTVADTETAIQKVCAVFAPDALDVDTTDGISLSFAKWRLNLRASNTEPLLRLNVESRGDITLMEEKTAEILSILQS
- a CDS encoding mannose-1-phosphate guanylyltransferase/mannose-6-phosphate isomerase, with translation MQILPVVMAGGTGSRLWPLSREQYPKQFLSLIASSEKQLSSTAPDQLFTLLQQTIQRLDGLDHQPPLVICQESHRFIAAEQLRHCGIGKHRFLLEPEGRNTAPAIALAALMTSECPSAVSLEETDPLLLVLAADHCIQNHEAFVAAVEQAIPLAESGKLVAFGIPPQSPETGYGYIKRGEPSGAGYEVAQFVEKPDLNAAKEYLVSAYYYWNSGMFLFRASAYLQELGKYRPDILSACQHAVQSPEVDKDFIRVDRQAFAACPSDSIDYAVMEKTDSAVMVPMDAGWSDVGAWSALWELGKKDELYNVVQGNVLTTETRHSYIRADSRLVATIGLEHVVVIETKDAVLVAAKDKVQEVKAIIAQLRETHRPELEFHREVYRPWGKYEQVDHGLRHQVKHITVNPGEKLSLQMHHHRSEHWVVVSGTAKVTQGDKTWLLTENESTYIPIGVIHALENPGKIPLEMIEVQSGSYLGEDDIVRFEDRYGRK
- the wecA gene encoding UDP-N-acetylglucosamine--undecaprenyl-phosphate N-acetylglucosaminephosphotransferase, encoding MTSAFLFAFLISFCSLFICRKIAKRIGLVDAPNERKHHQGVVPLVGGVSIFITLAIAFCLFDLFPQNPWLYLVCASVLVVIGVIDDRYDISFKLRLLVQAGVSLVMIFIGEKSLHDLGYMLGNFPLDLPVVLSSILTILAVVGAINAFNMVDGIDGLLGGLASVSFAALGYVFYVSGNTELFTICALIVTAMVPYIMLNLGFPLGRRFKVFMGDAGSIFIGFTVIWLLLEATQAGEQSAMRPVTALWLIALPLMDMATIMIRRIRKGQSPFKPDREHLHHICQRIGLSPLMTLIVICSLAATMAMIGIWSDLAQINETVMLIGFLLMFGVYFAVISHIWRITTWIHRLTGRAQPKVAEQVPSEQ